From Temnothorax longispinosus isolate EJ_2023e chromosome 3, Tlon_JGU_v1, whole genome shotgun sequence, one genomic window encodes:
- the LOC139810230 gene encoding uncharacterized protein isoform X2 has product MTDDGKTKITMAKMATTLSLLTVYFVVTTFALNNEELLEQECPVDCHCHYFRINWVTDCSDSNLTTIPYDELSHNVYILDMNDNNIADISPFPDSIKLRRLQMAHNRLTELTYESFAGLTYLLDADFSYNAITRVDPEAFRDNPGLITLELQHNPLDEVEEPFLNCRTLLYLDLNSCGIRHLNTRFFYNTTNLNKLDLSHNPLQRIEPGPFDHLTNLEYLNLNGCNLTYISPEAFSHLENLRQLEIGDNKLKTLNWRSVLTPLVRLEHLDIRNTGITNLPGDAFAKNLYLVQLVLADNELWHLDVEDTLGHNLHSLQSLDLSNCNLKDRLSEEAFRNASKLRVLNLSGNPMFASDVTAVLRHLPKLHKLSLSNCSLQRLPDAFDVFEHLEELDISHNPLSDAFVSLLNPLSALEYLDMSYCDLGYVGNNTFAQMTFLKQLILSGNELHTLEEGLFANLTRLESLELNNCDLKVPLDPKVFGDRQLTDIIELKLSGNPLIVPDEGSLLPTQLSNLEILDLSNCGISHLNKNIFATTNNLTQLNLSGNTISGVENLSCLKKLRGLEHLDLSNNNLRTINPKIFKSNPRLLSVNLMGNPFVCNCSIADTWDWALQDKGDLHVLVGSQPANFETGSVKRRKTLSCAYDEETYRNLIDGSQTTTSRKQTPSRTWAKYVRESNCNRRL; this is encoded by the exons ATTACAATGGCAAAGATGGCAACAACGTTATCTCTGCTTACGGTGTACTTCGTTGTTACGACATTCGCCCTGAATAACGAGGAGCTGCTGGAACAAGAATGCCCCGTGGATTGTCACTGTCACTACTTTCGCATCAACTGGGTGACGGACTGCTCGGACAGCAATCTGACGACCATCCCGTACGACGAGCTCAGCCACAATGTCTATATTTTAGACATGAATGATAACAATATTGCAGACATCAGTCCGTTTCCAGACTCCATTAAATTGAGGCGTCTTCAGATGGCACACAACCGATTAACTGAGCTGACGTACGAATCATTTGCCGGGTTGACGTACCTTCTGGACGCAGACTTCTCGTATAACGCCATTACGCGGGTAGATCCCGAAGCCTTCCG GGACAACCCGGGTCTAATTACATTGGAGCTCCAACACAATCCCTTGGACGAGGTTGAGGAACCCTTCCTGAATTGCCGCACGCTGCTGTATCTCGATTTGAATTCATGCGGTATCCGCCACCTCAATACGCGCTTCTTCTACAACACGACGAATTTGAATAAGCTCGACCTGTCGCACAATCCTCTGCAAAGGATAGAGCCGGGCCCCTTCGATCATCTGACGAATTTGGAATATCTCAACCTGAACGGATGCAATTTAACCTACATATCGCCCGAGGCGTTTTCCCACCTGGAAAATTTGCGACAATTAGAGATAGGGGacaataaattgaaaacgTTGAATTGGAGGAGCGTTCTCACGCCGTTGGTACGCTTAGAACATCTGGATATCCGCAACACCGGTATCACGAATCTACCGGGTGATGCCTTCGCCAAGAACTTGTATCTTGTACAGTTGGTTCTCGCGGACAACGAATTGTGGCATCTGGATGTCGAGGATACGCTCGGCCACAACTTGCACAGTCTACAATCTTTAGACTTGTCGAATTGCAATTTGAAGGACCGCTTATCCGAGGAAGCTTTCAGAAACGCAAGCAAGCTACGCGTACTCAATCTGAGCGGTAATCCAATGTTCGCGAGCGATGTAACTGCCGTTCTGCGTCATCTACCAAAGCTTCATAAGCTCTCTCTCAGCAATTGTAGTCTTCAAAGATTGCCAGATGCCTTCGATGTGTTTGAACACCTTGAGGAACTTGATATTTCCCATAATCCATTATCCGATGCATTCGTCAGTCTTCTCAATCCGTTAAGCGCTTTGGAATACCTAGATATGTCTTATTGTGATCTCGGTTATGTTGGAAATAACACTTTCGCGCAAATGACCTTCCTGAAGCAGTTGATTCTTTCGGGAAATGAACTTCATACTCTGGAAGAAGGATTGTTTGCAAATTTGACGCGTTTGGAAAGCCTAGAGCTCAACAATTGCGACCTCAAGGTACCCCTCGATCCAAAAGTCTTCGGTGACCGTCAATTGACTGACATAATAGAGCTCAAACTTAGTGGCAATCCGCTGATCGTACCCGACGAGGGCTCGCTACTCCCAACGCAGCTTTCCAATTTGGAGATTCTGGACCTCAGCAACTGTGGCATTTCGCATTTGAACAAAAACATATTTGCCACAACGAACAATCTCACTCAATTGAATCTTTCGGGGAACACGATATCTGGTGTGGAAAATCTGAGCTGTCTGAAAAAATTGCGTGGATTAGAACATCTAGACCTCAGTAATAACAACCTACGAACGATCAATCcgaaaatattcaaatcaaATCCACGCTTACTATCGGTCAATCTCATGGGGAACCCATTTGTCTGCAATTGTTCTATCGCGGATACCTGGGATTGGGCTTTACAGGATAAAGGTGATCTTCATGTGCTTGTTGGCAGCCAACCGGCCAATTTTGAAACCGGCTCCGTAAAACGAAGGAAGACTCTCTCCTGTGCCTACGACGAAGAAACGTATCGAAACTTGATAGATGGCAGTCAGACAACCACGAGTCGCAAACAAACGCCTTCGCGTACTTGGGCTAAATACGTTCGCGAATCTAATTGTAATCGGCGTTTATGA
- the LOC139810230 gene encoding uncharacterized protein isoform X3 has protein sequence MAKMATTLSLLTVYFVVTTFALNNEELLEQECPVDCHCHYFRINWVTDCSDSNLTTIPYDELSHNVYILDMNDNNIADISPFPDSIKLRRLQMAHNRLTELTYESFAGLTYLLDADFSYNAITRVDPEAFRDNPGLITLELQHNPLDEVEEPFLNCRTLLYLDLNSCGIRHLNTRFFYNTTNLNKLDLSHNPLQRIEPGPFDHLTNLEYLNLNGCNLTYISPEAFSHLENLRQLEIGDNKLKTLNWRSVLTPLVRLEHLDIRNTGITNLPGDAFAKNLYLVQLVLADNELWHLDVEDTLGHNLHSLQSLDLSNCNLKDRLSEEAFRNASKLRVLNLSGNPMFASDVTAVLRHLPKLHKLSLSNCSLQRLPDAFDVFEHLEELDISHNPLSDAFVSLLNPLSALEYLDMSYCDLGYVGNNTFAQMTFLKQLILSGNELHTLEEGLFANLTRLESLELNNCDLKVPLDPKVFGDRQLTDIIELKLSGNPLIVPDEGSLLPTQLSNLEILDLSNCGISHLNKNIFATTNNLTQLNLSGNTISGVENLSCLKKLRGLEHLDLSNNNLRTINPKIFKSNPRLLSVNLMGNPFVCNCSIADTWDWALQDKGDLHVLVGSQPANFETGSVKRRKTLSCAYDEETYRNLIDGSQTTTSRKQTPSRTWAKYVRESNCNRRL, from the exons ATGGCAAAGATGGCAACAACGTTATCTCTGCTTACGGTGTACTTCGTTGTTACGACATTCGCCCTGAATAACGAGGAGCTGCTGGAACAAGAATGCCCCGTGGATTGTCACTGTCACTACTTTCGCATCAACTGGGTGACGGACTGCTCGGACAGCAATCTGACGACCATCCCGTACGACGAGCTCAGCCACAATGTCTATATTTTAGACATGAATGATAACAATATTGCAGACATCAGTCCGTTTCCAGACTCCATTAAATTGAGGCGTCTTCAGATGGCACACAACCGATTAACTGAGCTGACGTACGAATCATTTGCCGGGTTGACGTACCTTCTGGACGCAGACTTCTCGTATAACGCCATTACGCGGGTAGATCCCGAAGCCTTCCG GGACAACCCGGGTCTAATTACATTGGAGCTCCAACACAATCCCTTGGACGAGGTTGAGGAACCCTTCCTGAATTGCCGCACGCTGCTGTATCTCGATTTGAATTCATGCGGTATCCGCCACCTCAATACGCGCTTCTTCTACAACACGACGAATTTGAATAAGCTCGACCTGTCGCACAATCCTCTGCAAAGGATAGAGCCGGGCCCCTTCGATCATCTGACGAATTTGGAATATCTCAACCTGAACGGATGCAATTTAACCTACATATCGCCCGAGGCGTTTTCCCACCTGGAAAATTTGCGACAATTAGAGATAGGGGacaataaattgaaaacgTTGAATTGGAGGAGCGTTCTCACGCCGTTGGTACGCTTAGAACATCTGGATATCCGCAACACCGGTATCACGAATCTACCGGGTGATGCCTTCGCCAAGAACTTGTATCTTGTACAGTTGGTTCTCGCGGACAACGAATTGTGGCATCTGGATGTCGAGGATACGCTCGGCCACAACTTGCACAGTCTACAATCTTTAGACTTGTCGAATTGCAATTTGAAGGACCGCTTATCCGAGGAAGCTTTCAGAAACGCAAGCAAGCTACGCGTACTCAATCTGAGCGGTAATCCAATGTTCGCGAGCGATGTAACTGCCGTTCTGCGTCATCTACCAAAGCTTCATAAGCTCTCTCTCAGCAATTGTAGTCTTCAAAGATTGCCAGATGCCTTCGATGTGTTTGAACACCTTGAGGAACTTGATATTTCCCATAATCCATTATCCGATGCATTCGTCAGTCTTCTCAATCCGTTAAGCGCTTTGGAATACCTAGATATGTCTTATTGTGATCTCGGTTATGTTGGAAATAACACTTTCGCGCAAATGACCTTCCTGAAGCAGTTGATTCTTTCGGGAAATGAACTTCATACTCTGGAAGAAGGATTGTTTGCAAATTTGACGCGTTTGGAAAGCCTAGAGCTCAACAATTGCGACCTCAAGGTACCCCTCGATCCAAAAGTCTTCGGTGACCGTCAATTGACTGACATAATAGAGCTCAAACTTAGTGGCAATCCGCTGATCGTACCCGACGAGGGCTCGCTACTCCCAACGCAGCTTTCCAATTTGGAGATTCTGGACCTCAGCAACTGTGGCATTTCGCATTTGAACAAAAACATATTTGCCACAACGAACAATCTCACTCAATTGAATCTTTCGGGGAACACGATATCTGGTGTGGAAAATCTGAGCTGTCTGAAAAAATTGCGTGGATTAGAACATCTAGACCTCAGTAATAACAACCTACGAACGATCAATCcgaaaatattcaaatcaaATCCACGCTTACTATCGGTCAATCTCATGGGGAACCCATTTGTCTGCAATTGTTCTATCGCGGATACCTGGGATTGGGCTTTACAGGATAAAGGTGATCTTCATGTGCTTGTTGGCAGCCAACCGGCCAATTTTGAAACCGGCTCCGTAAAACGAAGGAAGACTCTCTCCTGTGCCTACGACGAAGAAACGTATCGAAACTTGATAGATGGCAGTCAGACAACCACGAGTCGCAAACAAACGCCTTCGCGTACTTGGGCTAAATACGTTCGCGAATCTAATTGTAATCGGCGTTTATGA